One Halichondria panicea chromosome 6, odHalPani1.1, whole genome shotgun sequence genomic window carries:
- the LOC135336893 gene encoding TNF receptor-associated factor 5-like, which yields MASAVNYEFVDKVPEDYHCTICKKVLTNPVLIECCGQHCCEACLDDWLTEKNDCPACQHENIKFIKSLHMKRHVDSLKIYCLNRSKGCDKIPALGECNQHLEKCLLVEVSCTIKCGEIMLRKDLQDHEDNKCPNRLVRCQYCNLKGMHKEITVNSHIDKCPHFPISCPNSCGHEKIQRKNLADHQKVCPLEPVKCPFFEAGCTEMIPRKDLAAHKASNTEHHLELVMTETVTLKQKAAAEKESVKHEAKIQQQQLSLRFDALAFCVTKQLATIDSNPQNTRAAIKNIKSSLETMTTMLASGDTQYELPLVKVSQNIAQSASFYITPGYKMYVTFNAGHCMVYLEKGKHDHQLKWPMPELDIELSTTENKALYTNTICTRCVSPPTIMNRLDRYRTEQEIPNPRLLKIIGKGDERDILLLTVREHNCISNKRHETLN from the coding sequence ATGGCTAGTGCAGTTAATTACGAGTTTGTAGACAAAGTACCGGAAGATTATCACTGCACTATTTGCAAAAAGGTTCTAACTAATCCAGTACTGATTGAGTGTTGTGGCCAGCACTGCTGTGAGGCTTGTTTGGATGATTGGCTAACCGAAAAAAATGACTGCCCTGCGTGTCAACATGAAAACATCAAATTCATAAAGAGTCTACATATGAAAAGACATGTAGATAGCTTGAAGATCTACTGTCTTAATCGCTCCAAAGGATGTGACAAAATCCCTGCACTGGGTGAATGCAATCAACATCTCGAGAAATGCTTGTTAGTGGAGGTATCATGCACTATAAAATGTGGAGAAATAATGCTGCGAAAAGACCTTCAAGATCACGAGGACAACAAGTGCCCAAATCGTCTGGTACGATGTCAGTATTGCAACTTAAAGGGGATGCACAAAGAAATAACAGTGAATAGTCACATAGACAAATGCCCACATTTTCCTATTTCTTGCCCCAACAGTTGTGGGCATGAGAAAATACAGCGCAAGAATTTAGCAGATCACCAGAAGGTGTGCCCTCTTGAACCAGTAAAATGTCCCTTCTTTGAAGCTGGGTGTACGGAAATGATTCCACGAAAAGATCTGGCAGCACATAAAGCATCAAACACAGAGCACCACCTGGAGCTAGTGATGACAGAGACTGTTACGCTTAAACAAAAAGCAGCAGCTGAAAAAGAATCAGTGAAACACGAGGCTAAGATTCAGCAGCAGCAACTGTCACTGAGATTTGATGCCTTAGCATTTTGTGTAactaagcagctagctaccatCGATTCTAACCCTCAAAATACACGAGCAGCTATCAAGAACATCAAAAGCTCTCTAGAGACAATGACCACAATGCTAGCATCAGGTGACACACAATACGAGTTACCATTAGTTAAAGTGTCCCAAAATATTGCCCAATCAGCTTCGTTCTATATCACACCTGGCTACAAAATGTACGTAACATTTAATGCTGGACACTGCATGGTCTACTTGGAGAAAGGCAAACACGATCATCAACTAAAGTGGCCCATGCCTGAACTGGACATTGAACTCAGTACTACAGAGAATAAAGCCCTGTACACAAATACAATCTGCACCAGGTGTGTCTCCCCTCCCACCATAATGAACCGACTAGATCGGTACAGAACAGAACAAGAGATTCCCAACCCACGACTACTCAAGATAATTGGGAAAGGGGACGAAAGAGACATTTTGCTTCTAACAGTAAGAGAACATAATTGTATAAGCAACAAGCGACATGAGACTCTTAACTGA
- the LOC135336933 gene encoding uncharacterized protein LOC135336933 translates to MKISVIATVALLSLLALASSASNRYYYQEILAQLQKDVKQADKHAMAEQKDSPARQQHYYQLKNAMLQQNGPAVHVNGNGMTVQFAYYGLSCVKYELEYLVQYVSTNWVRSLCNGRTSCSGIVSTAVLMDPYHGCAKDFLAIAECPNGDVITDFLSKEAEWTKFSLHC, encoded by the exons ATGAAGATTTCAGTGATTGCCACTGTGGCTCTGCTATCTCTCCTGGCTCTGGCCTCTTCTGCTTCTAATCGTTATTATTATCAGGAGATACTTGCCCAGCTGCAAAAAGATGTTAAACAGGCCGATAAGCATGCTATGGCTGAACAAAAAGATAGCCCAG CTCGTCAGCAACACTATTATCAGCTAAAGAATGCCATGCTTCAACAAAATGGCCCAGCTGTTCATGTCAATGGAAACG GTATGACCGTCCAGTTTGCCTATTATGGTTTATCCTGTGTTAAGTACGAGCTCGAGTACTTAGTTCAATACGTTAGCACTAACTGGGTCAGGAGTTTGTGCAATGGAAGGACCAGCTGCTCTGGAATTGTATCTACTGCAGTTCTCATGGATCCTTACCACGGTTGTGCAAAAGACTTTCTTGCCATTGCAGAATGCCCCAATGGGGACGTCATAACTGACTTCTTGTCAAAGGAGGCTGAGTGGACGAAGTTTTCTCTGCATTgctga